The genomic region AAACTCAGATGGAAATGAATGTAACGCAGATTCGGCCAGAAAATGGGGTCCATGTGTCATTACCAGgtagaaatgaaaatgaaattactGTGGGAGAATTGCATCATTATGTGAAGGACATATTTCAGAATGAGCAAGATAGAGCTGGTCATAATCCCTTTGGTTCTCCAACAAGTGATCCGTCATTGTATGGTGCATTTCACAGTCCGTATGAATTTGGATTTGATGGTACCAGTTCACTAGACGAACTATTTGATGATGACTTGATAGAGTACTTTGGAGCTTAGGTTGGGAAACTTGAGATGTCAGAGCATAGATTGCAAgtaattttttctcttcaacCCTCTGTTTCATTAATGAATGCTTCACAATATGGCCTCAGACGTTTTATTTGATGTTAGTTTTGCAGGAAGTGTGAAATTATGCATTCATTACTGACCTGGATGGAGGAATTTCTCTTATCCATTGAGTCTTTCTAGTGCAGCTGTTACCACTTGAACATGCAAAGACTGTAAgtcaagaaaattttctaattcaGTTTTGCTCATTCTGTTTTAAAGAAGGcaaacaaaatcataattttttgtgTCAGAGATTCCTGCTTCCCCTGAATGGCAATTGCCATGAAAGGTTCATGTAAatgtgtcaattttaaaaactgTCCATAGGACAAACTGGTGACATATTCTCTAGACAAAAAAACTTGTTAGTCAATATGTTTCTTTCCTTGTATCTGAACTTTTATCTGTATATAGGTATCTATACAACACCCCCCCCTCTTCCCCCCAAAACTCCCCTTACTTATGACATAAGCTGcacttttgattatttgtCTTATCTTCAATGTTCTTTTGCATTTGTATTGAGCTAGTTATTGACCTTTTGGATGATTGTATAGTACATAGGTATAATAGATTAGGGCCTTTTCTTGGGGCTATATCTTAAAAGGATTTAATCCTTGCTTGTAAATATGGATAACCTTATTCAAATTCTTATACTATATTTTGCTTCCCTGGGTCGTTGAAGGCCTCAAAACCAGCATTTCTCCCTAACTGCCTCCTGTTGAGTCCAGCCCAGGCAAATTACACCGAAGTAAAAAAGCAGGAGGTAAGGGGGGagggaaggaaaagaagaatttttgACCTTGATAATATTCTACAATTTGGAAtgagctttgaaaatagaattttGAACAAGGCTATATTGAGggagagaggaaaaagaagaattttggaCCTTGATGATATTCTATAATTTCCGAGAGGGGGAGATTTAACGTTATGGAGCCAAGCTGAGTGAGGCTATATGAGGTTAAGCtttaaaaaagggaaaaaaaagggaaaattaaatgaaaatccAATAGAGGGAATCAAAAGCCTTAGAAACTAATATAAGAAACGACTAAAGAggaaaaggaaattgaaatGAAGGGATATATGCTGCCACGAGGAGCTGGGTGTTTGATATACAAAGAGGAGAGTTGAATGAAATATTATTGTGCACTGGACAGTtgatgttgtttgaaagagaGGGCTTAAGGTTTCTTTATGTAGGATGTTAGCAAGACATAAAATAGCATATTACATGTCATTTATCTCTCTATgttaaatacattttttttgatgaaatgcaTATTAGATGTAACAACAAGTACTATATAACAAGAGATTTAAAGGTTTGATAAGTTTGTTAGCTACACAAACTGAGTAAGTATTCAAAAATAGGTTTTGTTTACCTTTTGAACTTGAGAGTAAATGGTCAAGCTTGAGTAGGTAACCAATACAGCTAGCTGCACTTGTTTAGACTCCTAATGCTAATTGCCAGAGCTCACTGGTTAACTAGCTGACTTGTTAACACTCCTAAGTCCTAATGCCAATTGCTAGGGCACTTGTCTTGAGGGGTTTTGCTTGTACTGGCCCTTTTTATACAGCACTGCTATGGATTCCACCATCACTCCccacaaaagaaagaaaagaaggaacCTCCCTGCTGTTCTGTCAGTATCATATAGCAATCACAAGTTCCACGATCAGTTTACACAAGGCTACTTCCTTTAGTGAAACCTCTGATGAAGCAAGGACCTGGACCTGCAAATGGTGGCTAATGATTTCTTTCGTGAGAAGGAATGCATGATAAGACTCATGCAGCATCTTTATTATTGCTATTAGTTTTGGTTATCGACGGGTGgtttctatttttccttttatttttacattacATATGATATTGGGTTATATAATAAGACGTAAATTATCTCTTATTTTGAATCACCATTGCTGCATTAGCCACTGTGTGATGGACGGTGCTGGTTGATTGTGGAGTTAAAATTCCAATTAAAATGTCCAATAAACCCCTGGTAGAACGCCCAAGTAACAGTCAGTTCTACCGGCATCGTCGTAATTGCATGATTTGGCAAAAAAAGTACTGCTGCACCTGGACCTGCAGAATGCCGATTCCTCAGTGCAAGACAAATCCTGCCCTGGTGTTAACGCCGCCAGCCACCGTACCAGGATTTCTGTCCCGACACGTGCCAGCCTGTTGATAGCTTTCATTGCCTAGGAACGAAACTACACCCTTCGCACCTTGGCCCTTTCTCCCCTTTCATCGTTTTCTCCTTTGGACATTCTTACCCTTCTCCGCTCTTTTGCTTCATGATGAGACACAATCCAAAGAGTAAAATTCTCTTTGTTATGAGACATTTCTACTTCATCAGACAACAATAATGTCTTTAACATAATTTCTTTcccaagaaattaaaaaagcaaatcttaatatatgtatttttttattgaattctACAATAAGGAAATATAATTAcaacctttttttattttatataaaaaatagaattaaatTCTAAGAAGAACTTCTGTCCTGCCAAAAGAAATACATCTAGGAAGTGGGACAAGTTTACATAAAGAAATATAGTCctaatatcttttttttaatgaatataTGCCACGTTTTCAAATGAGTGTTATAAAGAGCATTgttcaaaagacaaaaaggctatcatatatatttctctctctgtttttgttttggcaTACAGAAAGGTTTCTCATTTTTATGCCCTTTTCAAGTATGGTGTTTATCAGGGCTCTCCAAGGGATTCTGATCATTTTAATGGTGGCTTCAGTGCCTTTTGTCCATTCCTCTCGGACCAGTAACAGTAAGCTTCCCTCCCGCCCGTTCTCCCCCCACCCACCCctcccctctctctctctctctgatgTAGTTTTGCCAGCTTCTCcctttctgtttcttcttcttttggtaAAAAAATGGTAACCTTGTATCAACTAATGGCATGCTCAGGATTGCTTGGAGAAAGAACAATGGCAGAAGAGACCTCCACAATCACAGGGGTAAagaaaacccattttccaAAACCCCACAAATAACTGAAAAAaatcctctctttttttacATTTCCACTCGTACAGTTTCTTACTCAACTTTTTTGGCTTAAAAACCTTAGCTTTCTTCATGTTTCTTGATTTCTGTTCTTTCTCCCGGCGGTTATAAAATATGCTAAAGTTTGCCGTTTTGTTTTTGACAAATAGGAGCTTGAAAGCAACTACTGCTTCAATAGATTTGGGAGAGGAGGTTCAGTCCTTATTGTAGAGGAAAGGGAAGTTCCAACTGGACCTGACCCTCTTCACCATAACAGTAACCCTACAGGACCTTGATCAACCTTCCTATACAGGGTGACATATGGGTTTTCTAACCAGTTTTATCTCTCTGCCTTATTTAGCCATGGTTTTTATTGTTCACTGGACTACTGTCTTCGTATAGATTTGGTTTTGTATTTATTCTGATGATGAAAGctctttttccatttctttttcaaagaaatattCACTGTGAGAGAGGGTACCTACCTACCTGTATTTAGTTACTTTTTGAGCTTATTTGGTTAAAAATAAGCTGTTTCCTTGTCCATTCCTTGTTTGTTTGAATTTAACTTCTGGAAATTGAATAtcagaaataaatttttgaaatttggaaTTAGGAATTAATATATATANATATATGCATAATTATGCCGTTCGATGTTTCCCTACTAAAAGAAATGTTTTTGTTCATGAGCTTCTCAACAATCAAAGCTGCTTTTTTCACGTTTCTGCCAATAGCATCAAGACTGGAATGGGtaatttcttgcttaatttttgttatgttGGGCATTTATTCACcttgtcttttcttttatggCCTATGGGTGACACTgtaattgtgatttttttggggtaaaaaaaCTAAGGGCAGCccttatattttgttttcagtCAGAGTACAAAGCATCGGTCAAATTTATTGGGAGGATAGAATAAGAGAATACTTATGAAATTCAAGAAAAGTAACAAGTTTTCCTGCCTCGCAGAGTAGTATTACTATTATACACTAGTACAACCAGTCTATGAGGTACTAAACCTAGGGGATGAAaccttttcccccttttttttttttgggtttttttaattttgggtatgtgcattgatttttattttctcaatttGTCATAGAAGTGAGCAGATTTAGGATAGCCAAATCAAATGTTTGTTATGATTGGATAGGTGCCCAGCAATCATTGATTAATCAACCTGTTGTTTGGATTTTGACTGTAAAGCAATAAGAAATGAAATTGCAACTCATATGAACGATTAATCTTCATAAACCTAGCATTGAGGAAATCtaatgaaaaagagagattatttttttccaattaGAATTAAGCTTTCAAACTTCGCAAATATATTCTCTATTCTCTTAAAAAGTCTCAACAAAATCAATTCGGATGTCTTTGTTCAAGGTTGCACAAGTGAAGAGCTTGATTTTGACTCTCCCCAGCTACGTTTTAATACACTAAAAATCGCCCTTGGTATATTTGAGGTCTACTTGAActctaaacatatataaatgaatgatgcaaatgagtATGTTGAATTATAACGTTTGACAACGAAGAGGATCTCAATTTATGAAATTAGGATTCATAATTATGGGCATTGAtccatttaattttctaataaGCTCATTAAAcccaaataaaatgaaaataagaaaaaaaaaaaaccagaaaattaTGATCGGCACATACTAGAAGTTCAAGAGATTTAAGGATAGAGGAAAGAACAACCAGGAGAAACAAGTCCTTGATTTATTGTAATATTATTATTGCAGGGAAACTTGATGTATTTGCTACCACACCTTCATTTTGAGCGCCCCCGCATATATTGTGCTTCATtctaaacaagaaaataaatgagCCTGCagaaacaagtttgaaaattgCTTAAAACTACTACTTTTATCATTCGCACAGCTGATACCAGGATGAGGTCTAATGCTCATAAACAGAAGCTTGCAGTCGAGGTTTGGGAGTGCCAAGCAAGCTCTTGTCTTTCTGAAGAGTAAGGCCAACCCTCTCGTTCATATCCCTTAAAATCTCAGGAGGAGAGTCCCATTCAAAAGCATGGAGTAACGCAGCCAAGTAATAATGCACCATCCGATGAGCAAGAGGCCATCCGACACAAGACCTTCTCCCTGTCCCGAAAGGCAGGAGATTAAAGTCTTGACCTTTCACATCTACACTCGACCCAATGAACCTCTCAGGCTTGAATTCTAAAGGATCTTCCCACACTTTGGGATCCCTTGCTATTCCCCAGATATTCACATAGACGATGCAATGCTTCGGAATATGATAGCCAGCTACTTCACATG from Theobroma cacao cultivar B97-61/B2 chromosome 9, Criollo_cocoa_genome_V2, whole genome shotgun sequence harbors:
- the LOC108663429 gene encoding CLAVATA3/ESR (CLE)-related protein 40, with the protein product MPRFQMSVIKSIVQKTKRLSYIFLSLFLFWHTERFLIFMPFSSMVFIRALQGILIILMVASVPFVHSSRTSNRLLGERTMAEETSTITGELESNYCFNRFGRGGSVLIVEEREVPTGPDPLHHNSNPTGP